Genomic segment of bacterium:
TCGTAGAGCGCGAGTGCCGCCAGGGAGCAGGCGGTGAGCGCCTCCATCTCGGCTCCAGTGCGCGCGGTGACCACCACTCGGCTGCGAATCACCAACGCGCCGTCCGCAGGCTCGAAGTCGAGCTGGACATCCTCGGGCGTCAACGGATGGGCCAGGGGGATGAGCTCACCGGTGCGTTTGGCCGCCTGCACTCCGGCGATCCGTGCTACCGCCAGCGCGTCGCCCTTGGGCAACTCGCCCAGACGATCCAGGGTCGAGGGCTCGAGCAGGATCCTGCACGAGGCCGCGGCGACTCGACGGGTCA
This window contains:
- the moaC gene encoding cyclic pyranopterin monophosphate synthase MoaC, which translates into the protein MSGDRKFSHLDSAGRASMVDVSEKPVTRRVAAASCRILLEPSTLDRLGELPKGDALAVARIAGVQAAKRTGELIPLAHPLTPEDVQLDFEPADGALVIRSRVVVTARTGAEMEALTACSLAALALYDMVKAVDRTATVTDLRLDSKSGGVSGDFQRPGGGQDD